One Microaerobacter geothermalis DNA segment encodes these proteins:
- a CDS encoding LacI family DNA-binding transcriptional regulator yields MKVTIKDVAERAQVSVATVSRVLNQSKPVSPEIQDKVMRAVNELGFNPNPVARSLVMKKSLLIGVLIPNIANMFFSVLVRGLEEECYKQQYTTLLCNTNGEIDKELHYLNLMKDKYVDGVVILTSSLKEEHIQFFEENPIPVVFASQSNNGGGMFDCINIDDFQAAYDATSFLIKWGHKKIGLLSGPLTDMESGFSRYSGFRKALEEHNLDFYEKWFSEGTYDIYSGFLRGKEILSRKERPTAIFCASDTMAMGLIHAADEIGIRVPDEISVMGFDDIPMAEAFRPGLTTVRQPIFELGAKAAKMLMEQIQKKSNHKKQLKILPHEIVVRKSCLKLL; encoded by the coding sequence GTGAAAGTTACGATAAAGGATGTAGCAGAGCGGGCACAGGTTTCTGTGGCGACGGTTTCCCGGGTGTTAAATCAGAGCAAACCGGTCAGTCCGGAAATTCAGGATAAGGTAATGAGAGCTGTTAACGAGTTGGGTTTTAATCCCAACCCTGTGGCCCGCAGCTTAGTTATGAAAAAAAGCTTGCTGATCGGAGTTCTTATTCCAAACATTGCGAATATGTTTTTTTCCGTGTTGGTCCGGGGACTTGAGGAAGAATGCTATAAACAGCAGTATACCACTCTTCTCTGTAACACAAACGGAGAGATAGACAAGGAACTTCATTATTTGAATCTGATGAAAGATAAATACGTGGATGGCGTGGTTATTCTGACCTCTTCCTTAAAAGAAGAACATATTCAATTTTTTGAGGAAAACCCAATTCCTGTGGTATTTGCGAGCCAATCCAACAATGGGGGCGGTATGTTTGACTGTATCAATATTGATGATTTTCAGGCGGCTTATGATGCCACCAGCTTTTTGATTAAATGGGGACATAAAAAAATTGGGCTGTTAAGCGGTCCATTGACGGATATGGAATCAGGTTTTTCAAGATATTCAGGATTTCGAAAGGCCTTGGAGGAACACAATCTCGACTTTTACGAGAAATGGTTTTCGGAAGGAACCTATGATATTTACTCAGGTTTTTTAAGGGGAAAAGAAATCCTGAGTAGGAAGGAGCGGCCGACTGCCATTTTTTGTGCCAGTGATACGATGGCGATGGGACTTATTCATGCCGCTGATGAAATAGGTATCAGGGTACCGGACGAAATTTCTGTTATGGGTTTTGATGATATTCCCATGGCTGAAGCCTTTCGTCCCGGGCTAACTACAGTTCGTCAGCCTATTTTTGAACTAGGGGCCAAGGCAGCCAAAATGCTAATGGAACAAATCCAGAAAAAATCGAATCATAAGAAGCAATTAAAAATTCTTCCTCATGAAATTGTTGTGAGGAAGAGTTGTCTTAAATTGTTGTGA
- a CDS encoding pirin family protein, with the protein MIKIIPSEERYRAEHGWLTTRYSFSFAEYYDPNHLQFGPLRVFNDDIIQPGEGFGMHPHADMEIMTYVIEGELEHKDSMGNRGIIKAGEVQRMTAGTGIYHSEYNPSPNKEVHLLQIWFLPNQRGLTPSWEQKHFSKEQQRNQLLPVVAGKRLGEALIVNQDITVYLSHLEAGQQLVHKQEPGRRMYMFIIKGSAIINGAYQIKKGDSARITELSELNIKTEDGVEFMLMDLT; encoded by the coding sequence GTGATAAAAATAATCCCATCTGAGGAGCGTTATAGGGCAGAGCATGGCTGGTTGACCACGCGGTACAGCTTTTCTTTCGCTGAATACTATGATCCAAATCATCTTCAGTTTGGTCCATTAAGGGTGTTTAATGATGATATCATCCAACCGGGTGAAGGGTTTGGGATGCATCCCCACGCCGATATGGAGATTATGACCTATGTGATAGAGGGAGAACTTGAACATAAAGATAGCATGGGAAATCGGGGAATCATCAAGGCTGGGGAAGTCCAAAGAATGACGGCAGGAACTGGCATCTACCATTCGGAGTATAACCCTTCTCCCAATAAAGAGGTTCATCTGCTTCAGATTTGGTTTCTCCCTAATCAGAGGGGATTAACGCCATCCTGGGAACAAAAGCACTTTTCAAAGGAACAGCAGCGTAATCAATTGCTTCCGGTAGTTGCAGGGAAACGGTTGGGTGAAGCTTTAATCGTAAATCAGGATATCACAGTCTATCTCTCCCATTTGGAAGCAGGCCAACAGCTTGTCCACAAACAGGAGCCTGGTCGTCGGATGTATATGTTCATTATTAAGGGAAGTGCGATTATAAATGGTGCTTATCAAATAAAAAAGGGAGACTCTGCCCGTATTACGGAACTATCAGAACTGAACATTAAAACCGAAGACGGAGTTGAATTTATGTTAATGGATTTAACTTAA
- a CDS encoding DoxX family protein — MERNKLALILIRILMGGLFIYHGLFKIFVFTFGGTAQFFESIGYAGSLAYIVIFVEIIGGILLIFGIETRWVSLVLAVEMLFALPAHWANGFSFTNGGIEVPFIFFIVLIALAINDSRGFDVSQEQSIAS, encoded by the coding sequence ATGGAGAGAAATAAATTGGCTTTAATACTAATTCGTATATTAATGGGTGGATTGTTTATCTACCATGGGCTGTTTAAAATCTTTGTTTTTACTTTTGGCGGAACCGCACAGTTTTTTGAAAGTATCGGATACGCTGGATCACTTGCATACATTGTGATTTTTGTTGAAATTATTGGAGGAATTTTACTTATCTTTGGAATTGAAACAAGATGGGTATCCTTAGTTCTGGCAGTTGAGATGCTGTTTGCACTTCCTGCGCACTGGGCCAACGGGTTTTCATTTACCAATGGAGGGATAGAAGTACCATTTATTTTCTTCATTGTGTTAATTGCCCTTGCAATTAATGACAGTAGAGGATTTGATGTTTCGCAGGAACAGTCCATAGCTTCGTGA
- a CDS encoding DoxX family protein encodes MNAGLLIIRLIVGLLFAGHGAQKLFGWFGGYGVKGTAGWLESIGIKPGVPMVILAGLAELVGGLLFATGLWIEFAAALIIITMLVAIFKVHGSNGLWVTANGYEYNLVLIAIALGVALIGAGDYSLQAVLVK; translated from the coding sequence ATGAATGCAGGTCTTTTAATTATTCGTCTTATTGTAGGGTTGCTTTTTGCTGGACACGGAGCACAAAAACTGTTTGGTTGGTTTGGAGGGTATGGGGTTAAAGGAACAGCGGGCTGGTTGGAGTCCATTGGCATTAAGCCAGGAGTTCCAATGGTGATTTTGGCTGGATTAGCCGAGTTGGTTGGTGGACTCTTATTTGCGACAGGATTATGGATAGAATTTGCAGCCGCACTAATCATCATCACCATGTTGGTAGCTATTTTTAAGGTTCACGGCTCTAACGGGTTGTGGGTAACAGCCAATGGTTATGAATATAATCTTGTCTTAATTGCAATTGCATTAGGAGTAGCTCTAATTGGAGCAGGGGATTACTCTCTGCAAGCGGTATTGGTTAAATAA
- the wrbA gene encoding NAD(P)H:quinone oxidoreductase yields MAKVLVPYYSAYGHIYTMAQSVVKGIEKVEGAEAKLVKIPEFDVVKQAMSSQEYYVKAQEAQKDVPDATLEDLTWADGIIWGVPTRYGMMPAQMKQFLDAAGGLWAKGALEGKPTAVFCGSGSIHGGQESTILTTFVPLMHFGMVFVGLPYGENPELLTGEAIGGSPYGASTVAGPDGTLSPEERDLIMAERLGSRVAKIAKALKTLR; encoded by the coding sequence ATGGCAAAAGTATTGGTTCCTTATTACAGTGCCTATGGGCATATCTATACCATGGCACAATCGGTAGTCAAAGGGATAGAGAAAGTAGAAGGAGCAGAGGCCAAATTGGTGAAGATTCCGGAATTTGATGTGGTAAAACAGGCCATGTCTTCTCAGGAGTATTATGTAAAAGCCCAGGAAGCCCAAAAGGATGTTCCAGATGCAACTTTGGAGGATCTCACTTGGGCGGATGGAATAATCTGGGGAGTTCCTACCAGGTATGGTATGATGCCGGCTCAAATGAAGCAGTTTTTAGATGCTGCCGGAGGATTATGGGCTAAAGGTGCATTAGAAGGAAAACCTACGGCGGTATTTTGTGGGTCGGGTTCCATTCATGGCGGACAAGAATCCACCATTTTAACAACCTTCGTGCCGTTGATGCACTTTGGTATGGTATTTGTGGGGTTACCCTATGGTGAAAATCCTGAACTGTTAACCGGAGAAGCCATTGGAGGATCTCCATATGGAGCATCCACTGTTGCTGGTCCTGACGGTACCCTTTCCCCTGAGGAAAGAGATTTGATTATGGCCGAACGCTTGGGAAGCCGAGTGGCCAAGATTGCAAAAGCATTGAAGACTTTAAGGTAA
- a CDS encoding winged helix-turn-helix transcriptional regulator, which translates to MDYTRMCPKYEAAIDVLGKKWTGLIIRVLLGGPKRFKEIKEQIPEMSDRMLTERMKELEEVGVVERKVYPETPVRIEYHLTVKGQDLEEVIQSIQNWGEKWM; encoded by the coding sequence ATGGACTATACTAGAATGTGCCCAAAGTACGAAGCTGCTATAGATGTATTGGGTAAAAAGTGGACAGGATTAATCATTCGTGTCCTTCTTGGTGGCCCAAAACGATTTAAGGAGATAAAAGAGCAGATCCCAGAAATGAGCGACCGGATGCTTACCGAAAGAATGAAAGAGCTGGAAGAAGTCGGTGTCGTTGAAAGAAAAGTATACCCAGAAACCCCAGTGCGGATTGAATATCATCTAACCGTGAAAGGTCAAGACCTGGAAGAAGTGATTCAGTCCATTCAAAATTGGGGAGAAAAATGGATGTAA
- a CDS encoding NUDIX hydrolase, which yields MYIKESELRGLEKKYGTPAVIHCEFHISSEEMDMVHSSSMKKHGRSHDFTVFIFNFRGNLAMIQKPSYPPDAYRPPSGGINLNEDLEKGILREVKEETGLSISLEYYLAKVLCELVCDERTINWTTHVFTAIGDGVIQPIDTHEISGAKWGSLDELNGPIRKLLLKTGRGLFRYRVFLHDQASRLLKERRIIRNLSGEFK from the coding sequence ATGTATATAAAAGAGAGCGAATTAAGGGGTTTGGAAAAAAAATACGGGACTCCTGCGGTCATTCATTGTGAATTTCATATTTCTTCTGAGGAAATGGATATGGTACATTCCTCAAGTATGAAAAAACATGGGAGATCCCATGACTTTACTGTTTTTATCTTCAATTTCCGGGGAAATCTGGCCATGATCCAAAAACCTTCCTACCCCCCAGATGCATACCGACCGCCAAGCGGAGGAATAAACCTAAACGAAGATCTTGAAAAAGGAATTCTTAGAGAAGTGAAAGAAGAAACAGGGTTGTCTATTTCTTTAGAGTATTATCTTGCGAAAGTATTATGCGAATTGGTATGTGATGAAAGAACGATAAATTGGACCACCCATGTTTTTACTGCCATTGGTGATGGGGTGATTCAACCCATAGATACCCATGAAATCTCCGGTGCCAAATGGGGGTCCCTTGATGAACTGAATGGTCCAATTCGAAAGCTTTTACTGAAGACCGGAAGGGGCTTATTCCGATACAGGGTATTTCTACATGATCAGGCTTCCAGATTGTTAAAAGAAAGACGGATTATTCGAAATCTGTCAGGAGAATTTAAATAG
- the glnA gene encoding type I glutamate--ammonia ligase — translation MDVKAVLQLIKEKNIKYVDFRIVDVPGRQHHVTVPAPEVDEGTFEVGVAFDGSSITGFRGIEESDMVMMPDPASAFVDPFTAVPTLNILCDIYDPEGNSYERDPRSIAKKAEAYLQETGIATRAFFGPESEFFIFDSVRYDSSQKGSFYFINSEEAVWNTGEEGSNLGYKIRNKAGYFPVAPTDTQMDIRNEMCDLLQACGLRVERHHHEVATAGQGEINFRFDTLTKTADHLLLFKYVVRNVAKKYGKTATFMPKPIVGDNGNGMHVHQSLFNGDTPLFYEKGKYANLSDTALYYIGGILKHAPALIALTNPSTNSFKRLVPGFEAPVNLVFSKGNRSAAVRVPLAAVTPKASRIEFRTPDSTANPYLAFAAMLLAGLDGIKNKIDPRENGFGPIDKNIYELSDTEKQEIRSVPGSLDEALDALEANHEFLLQGGVFTKDFIKTWIDLKRSDIKAVVQTTHPKEYELYYDL, via the coding sequence ATGGATGTAAAAGCAGTACTTCAATTGATCAAAGAAAAAAACATCAAGTATGTGGATTTTCGCATTGTGGATGTTCCGGGCAGGCAGCATCATGTGACCGTTCCTGCTCCGGAAGTAGATGAAGGAACTTTTGAAGTGGGGGTTGCATTTGATGGGTCCAGTATCACCGGATTCAGGGGGATTGAAGAATCGGACATGGTGATGATGCCAGATCCCGCTTCTGCTTTCGTGGATCCCTTTACGGCTGTTCCTACATTAAATATTCTTTGTGATATTTACGATCCGGAAGGAAATTCTTACGAGAGAGATCCCAGAAGCATTGCAAAAAAGGCAGAGGCTTATTTGCAAGAAACCGGAATTGCGACCCGTGCATTTTTTGGTCCTGAATCTGAATTTTTTATCTTTGATTCCGTTAGATATGATTCAAGCCAAAAAGGTTCCTTCTATTTTATTAATTCTGAAGAAGCCGTTTGGAATACGGGTGAAGAAGGGTCCAACCTGGGATATAAAATCAGAAATAAAGCAGGATATTTCCCTGTTGCACCGACTGACACCCAAATGGACATCAGAAACGAAATGTGTGATCTTTTACAAGCCTGCGGACTTCGTGTAGAAAGGCATCATCATGAAGTGGCTACCGCTGGACAAGGGGAAATCAATTTCCGTTTTGATACATTAACCAAAACGGCGGATCATCTCTTGTTATTCAAGTATGTGGTCAGAAATGTGGCTAAAAAATATGGAAAAACCGCAACCTTTATGCCAAAGCCCATTGTTGGAGATAACGGAAATGGAATGCATGTCCATCAGTCTTTATTTAATGGAGATACTCCGTTATTCTATGAAAAGGGCAAATACGCAAATTTAAGCGATACAGCCTTGTATTATATCGGTGGGATATTGAAACATGCACCAGCTTTGATCGCTCTGACCAATCCAAGCACCAACTCTTTTAAGCGCTTGGTTCCTGGTTTTGAAGCTCCGGTGAATCTGGTATTTTCTAAAGGGAACCGTTCCGCTGCGGTACGGGTTCCATTGGCGGCTGTTACACCAAAGGCCAGCCGGATTGAATTCAGAACCCCTGACTCTACAGCCAATCCGTATCTTGCTTTTGCTGCGATGCTGTTAGCTGGCTTAGATGGAATTAAAAACAAAATTGATCCCAGGGAAAATGGATTTGGACCAATCGATAAAAACATTTATGAATTGTCTGACACAGAAAAACAGGAAATTCGCAGTGTTCCTGGGTCGCTGGATGAAGCCCTTGATGCATTGGAAGCCAATCATGAGTTCCTGCTTCAGGGTGGAGTATTCACCAAAGATTTCATCAAGACTTGGATTGATTTGAAGCGTAGTGATATCAAAGCGGTGGTTCAAACGACTCATCCGAAGGAATATGAACTCTACTACGATCTATAA
- a CDS encoding aldo/keto reductase, protein MKYRRLGKTELKVSVVGIGTWQFGGEWGKTFTQEEVDQILAKGKELGINFIDTAECYGDHLSEEFIGKSIQANRQDWIVATKFGHQFHGHLNRTNHWSPEEVIRQLEDSLRALRTDYIDLYQFHSGADEYFDQDDLWTALDKQVQAGKIRYLGISIGKNDNIHQTESATQVNAKVIQVVYNRLDRTPEEKVFPSCQQQDLGVLARVPLASGFLSGKYKPGSLFEGNDVRSRLEREEIYNKLQQVEEIGNKEVPEGVDMAQWALAWCLQHPAVTCVIPGAKNVEQVEANAKAADLDMARDDHPQAWK, encoded by the coding sequence ATGAAGTATCGCAGACTGGGAAAGACCGAACTCAAGGTGTCGGTCGTTGGAATCGGAACCTGGCAGTTTGGTGGAGAGTGGGGTAAGACCTTCACTCAAGAAGAGGTTGATCAAATCTTGGCCAAAGGAAAAGAATTAGGAATTAACTTCATTGATACAGCGGAGTGCTACGGAGACCATCTTTCTGAGGAATTTATTGGAAAATCTATTCAGGCCAACCGGCAAGATTGGATTGTTGCCACCAAATTTGGACATCAGTTTCATGGACATTTAAATCGGACCAACCATTGGTCCCCTGAGGAGGTGATCCGTCAGCTTGAAGATTCCCTAAGAGCCCTTCGTACCGATTACATTGATCTCTACCAATTTCACTCAGGGGCTGATGAATATTTTGATCAAGATGATCTTTGGACCGCACTGGACAAACAAGTTCAAGCGGGAAAAATACGGTATTTGGGGATATCTATCGGCAAAAACGATAACATTCACCAAACGGAATCCGCTACTCAAGTAAATGCGAAAGTCATTCAAGTGGTCTATAATCGATTGGATCGGACACCGGAAGAGAAGGTATTTCCCTCCTGTCAGCAGCAGGATCTTGGTGTACTGGCCCGTGTACCTCTGGCCAGCGGTTTTCTAAGTGGAAAATATAAACCAGGATCTCTTTTTGAAGGAAATGATGTTCGCAGTAGACTTGAACGGGAAGAAATCTATAATAAGTTGCAGCAAGTGGAAGAAATTGGAAACAAAGAGGTTCCTGAAGGGGTGGATATGGCTCAATGGGCTTTGGCCTGGTGCCTGCAGCATCCTGCTGTCACTTGTGTCATACCAGGGGCAAAGAACGTAGAGCAAGTAGAAGCCAATGCGAAAGCCGCCGATTTGGATATGGCCCGCGATGACCATCCTCAGGCTTGGAAGTAA